The Oceanibaculum nanhaiense nucleotide sequence AGCGGGAGGGGTTCGACAGGCTCCGGCTTTTGCGCTATCGCATCCCTCGTGTCAGATTCATCCTCCGATAGACCCGCCGCGGCGGAGACCCAGTACCGGCCCTACGGGTCCGGTGCGCGTGCGTTCCGGGGCGGCGCCATCGATGCGCTGGGATTGCCGGCGCTGGTGCTGGGAGCCTCCTATCTGGGATTCGGCTCGCTGGTGCGGGAAAGCGGCTACAGCCTGACCCTCGGGCTGTTCTCCACGATGACCGGCTGGGCATTGCCCGGCCAGGTGGTGCTGATCGAGCTGATGGCGCTGGGCAGTTCGCTGTTCGCCATCTGCCTTGCCGTGGCGATGACCAACATGCGCCTGCTGCCGATGGCGGTGACGTTGACGCCGATGCTGCGCGTGCCGGGGCGGCCGGGCTGGCGCTATTATCTGGCGGCGCATTTTTGTGCGGTAACGGTGTGGGTCTTCACCATGCGGCGGGCGCCCAGCTTGCCGATGGAGGAGCGGCTTTCCTATTTCCTCGGATTCGCGGTAACGATCTGGGGCGCGTCCATGCTGGGCACGGCAACCGGCTATCTGCTGTCCGCTACCGTGCCGATGCAGGTTTCGCTGGGCCTGGTGTTCCTCAACCCGATCTATTTCATGCTGATGTTCATGGGCGATCTGGGCCAGCGCTCGCGCGTGCTGGCACTGCTGATCGGCCTGGCGGCGGGGCCGCTGCTGTTCCAGGTCGATGCCGATTGGGGACTGATGATCGCCGGCCTGGGGGCGGGGACGCTGGGCTTCTATCTCGACCGCTGGCTGCCGCGAAAGGGCAGCGGCAAGCGTGGATCAGGGGGCACCCATGGCTGAGGCGATGGGCACATACTGGCCCTATTTCGTGGTCGTGGCTGGCGGCCTCGTCACCTATGGCATCCGCGTGTTCGGCGTGGCGCTGGCCGGGCGGATTTCCGTTGATAGCCAGGTGTTCCAGTGGGTCGGCTGCATCGCCTATGGGCTGCTGGCGGCGCTGATCGCGCGGATGATTCTGTTGCCGGTGGGCGTGCTGCAGGAAGCGCCGACCGCCTTCCGCATTGCCGGTGCCCTTGTGGCACTGGCGGCGTTCTTCCTGGTCCGGCGCAATGTGTTCGCCGGCTGCATCGCCGGCGTGGGTACGCTGATCGCGCTCACCGCCATTTTCGGCCTGGACTAGCCCATGCCCTCGGCGCTCGCGCTGCGCATGGCGGCTTTCTACGGCGTCTATTTCACGGTGGCCGGCATCTATCTGCCGTTCTGGCCGGTCTGGCTTGCCCATCGCGAGATGAATCCGACGGAGATCGGCGTGCTTCTGGCTGTTGGCTCCATCGTGAAGATCGTCGCCAACCTGTTCTTCGCGCGCATTGCCGACCGCACCGGCCGGACGAAGCTGGTGGTCATCGGGCTTGGGCTTGCCAGTGTGCTGACGCTGGCCGCCTTCGGGCTGGTCGGCGGGTTCGCCGCCTTCCTTATCCTGTCGCTGCTGGTGGGGGCGGTGTTCTCGCCGATGATGCCGCTGGGCGAAAGCATCACCATCCGGCAGGCGCGCGCCGGGCGGATCGATTATGGCCGGGTGCGGTTGTGGGGGTCGATCACCTTCATGATCATCACGGTGATCGCCGGCTGGCTGATCGGCTTGTACGGGGCCGGTGTCATCCACGCGTTGGTGGTGGCTGCTGCCATCGCCACCTTCCTCACCACCCTCTCGCTGCCGGCCGATGCCGGACGGATGGCCGCGCCGCGCAAGGGCGCAGCACTGGCGCTGGCCCGGCACCCGGCCTTCCTGCTGTTCCTGCTGGCGGCCTCGATGGCGCAGGCCAGCCACGCCGTCTATTACGGCTTCTCGGCGCTGCACTGGCGGGCGAGCGGCCTGTCGGAGACGGTCATCGGGCTGCTCTGGGCCGAGGGCGTGATCGCGGAGATTCTGCTGTTCGCGGTCGGGGCGAAGGTGACCGGGCGGATCGGCCCGGCGGCGCTGCTGGCGCTGGCGGGGGCGGCCGGGATGCTGCGCTGGGGTGTGTCGGCGGAGACCACGGAACTCTGGGTGCTGGCCATCGTGCAGCTGCTGCACGCCGTCACCTTCGGCGCGGCGCATCTGGCGGCAATGGCGTTCCTGACACGGGCGGTTCCCGATGCCCTGTCGGCGACGGCGCAGAGCCTCTATGCCGGCATGGTGTCGGGCGTCGCCTTCGGCATGGCGATGCCGCTGTCCGGCTGGCTGTACGGGCAGGTGGGTGGCGGCGCCTTTTACCTGCCGGTCGCGCTCTCGCTGCTGGCGCTGCTGGCGGCGCTCGCCCTGCACCGCCGCTGGGATGGCGGTGTGCTGCTGAAGGACACCGCCTAGCGGGCGCTAATGCGCGGCTTCCCAGTCATCGCCGATGCCGGCCTCGGCAACCAGCGGCACGGAGAGCTCCAGCACCGGATGGGTTGCGCCCTCCATCACCTCGCGCACCAGCGCCGAGGTCTTCTCGATCTCGGCCTCCGGCACCTCGAACAGCAGCTCGTCATGCACCTGCAGCAGCATGCGGGCGGACAGCTTCGCCTTCTCCAGCGCGGCGGGAATGCGGATCATCGCGCGTTTGATGATGTCGGCGGCGGTGCCCTGGATCGGCGCGTTGATCGCCTGGCGTTCGGCGAAGGCGCGCCGCGCCGGGTTCTTGTCGGTGATGCCGGGCACATGGCAGCGTCGGCCGAACAGGGTGGTCACATAGCCCTGCTTCTTCGCTTCCGCCTTGGCCTTGTCCATATAGTCGCGGATGCCGGGATAACGCTCGAAATAGGCGCGGATATAGGCCGCCGCCTCGCCCTGCTCGACGCCGAGCTGGCGCGCCAGGCCGAAGCCCGAAATGCCATAGATGATGCCGAAATTGATCGCCTTGGCCTTGCGTCGCGTCATCGGGTCCATCTGGTCGAGCGGCACGCCGAACACCTGGCTGGCGGTCATGGCGTGGATGTCGATGCCGTCGCGGAAGGCCTGGCGCAGCGCCTCGATGCCGCCGATATCGGCGACGATGCGCAGCTCGATCTGCGAGTAATCGACCGACAGCAGCTTATGCCCCTTCTCGGCGACGAAGGCGCGGCGGATGCGCCGGCCTTCCTCGGTGCGGACCGGGATGTTCTGCACGTTCGGGTCGGAAGATGAGAGGCGCCCTGTACTGGTTGCCGCCATGGCGAAGGCGGTGTGGACGCGCCCCGTCTGCGGGTTGATCTGCTCGACCAGCGTGTCGGCATAGGTGGATTTCAGCTTGGCGAGCTGACGCCATTCCAGGATTTTCGCCGGCAGATCATGCTGCGTGGCCAGCGCCTCCAGCACCTCGGCGCCGGTGGCGTAGGCGCCGGTCTTGCCCTTCTTGCCGCCCTGCAGCCCCAGCTCGTCGAACAGGATCTCGCCGAGCTGCTTGGGCGAGCCGATGTTGAATTCGCGCCCTGCCAGCTTGTAGATATCCAGCTCGTACTCGCCCATGCGGCGCGCGAAATCCTTCGACAGATCGGCCAGCACCTCGCGGTCCACCTTGATGCCGGCGCGTTCCATCTCGCCGATGATCGGCACCAGCGGGCGTTCCACCGTCTCGTACAGCGTCAGCACCTGCGATTCGCGCAGGCGCGGCTTCAGCAGCCGGTACAGCCGCCCGGTGATGTCGGCATCCTCGGCGGCGTACTCGGTTGCCTTGTCCAGCGGCACCTTGTCGAAGGTGACCTGATCCTTGCCGCTGCCGGCGACCTCCTTGAAGGGGATGGTCTTGTAGTCGAGGTGCAGTTCCGCCAGCTCATCCATGCCGTGGCCATGCAGCCCGCCTTCCAGCACGTAGGAGATCAGCATGCTGTCATCCACCGGCGCTACCTCAATGGGCACATCCGGGTCGTTGCGGAAGATCAGCCAGTCATATTTCATATTGTGGCCAACCTTCAGGACCGACGGGTCTTCCAGCAGCGGCTTCAGCAGCTCCAGCGCGCGCTTCTTGTCGACCTGCTTCGGGCGCTCAGTTGGTGCGTCCAGCAAATTGCCCTGATCCGCGCCATCGCCGGCCCCGTGCCCGACCGGGATGTAGCAGGCCTTGCCGGCCTCGACCGACAGCGAGATACCGACCAGCTTCGCCGACATCGCATTCAGCGAGGTGGTCTCGGTATCGACCGCGACTGTGCCGGCTTCCATCGCCGCCTCGATCCAGCGTTTCAGATCGGCTTCCTCGACCACTGTCTCGTAGGCGGTCTCCTGCGGGGCGATCTCGGCCGCTACGCCGACGCTGGACGGGGCCTCGCCCTCCTGCACTTCCAGCGCCTGCAGCCGGGCGACCAGCCGCTTGAAATTATTCTCGATGAAGAAGGCCAGCAGGGTGGCGTGCTCGGGGTCCTGCACTTCCAGCTTGTCCACGCCAATTTCCAGCGGAACGTCGTCTCGCAGCCGCACCAGCTGGCGCGAGATGCGGGCCTGCTCGGCAAACTCGATCAGGCTTTCGCGGCGTTTCGGCTGCTTGATCTCCGAGGCGCGCGCCAACAGCGTGTCAAGGTCGCCATATTCGCCGATCAGCTGCGCCGCCGTCTTCACGCCGATACCCGGCACGCCCGGTACGTTGTCCACCGAATCGCCGGCCAGCGACTGCACATCCACCACCTTGTCCGGGGCGACGCCGAACTTCTCCATCACCTCGTCCGGGCCGATCTGCCGGTTCTTGATCGGGTCCAGCATGGACACGCCGTCGCGCACCAGCTGCATCAGATCCTTGTCGGAGGAGACGATGACGACATCCATCCCCTTCGCCCGTGCTTCCTTTGCATAGGTGGCGATCAGATCGTCTGCCTCGAAGCCGGGCATCTCGATGGACGGCACGTTGAAGGCGCGCACCGCATCGCGGATAATCGCGAATTGCGGCCGCAGATCTTCCGGCAGTTCCGGGCGCTGCGCCTTGTAGGCCGGATAGATTTCGTTGCGGAAGGTTTCGCGCGCCGAATCGAAGATCACCGCCAGATGCTGCGCGTCGATCTCCTCCACCAGCTTCATCAGCATGGCGGTGAAGCCGAACACCGCGTTCACCGGCGTGCCATCGCCCCGGTTCATCGGCGGCAGCGCGTGGTAGGCCCGGAAGATGTAGCCCGACCCGTCGATCAGGTAGAGCGTGTTCTTCACGGCCTCGGGCGAGAGGATTTCGGGCGTGGTCTCGGTCGGGGCGTCGGTCATGGTGCGGCCGGCTTTCGGTCTTGCGGGTAGTCTTGCGCTCAGGGCGTCCGACACTTTAGTCCGCGTGCCGCCACAGGCAAGCCGCGCATGCAGTCGCGTACCCATTCGCGATCTGCTATGAACGGCGCATCATTCAATCAGGGAGGAGGGGAGCGATGCATCCCAAGGGGCATGTGGCGCTGGTGACCGGCGGCGGTTCGGGGCTTGGTGCGGCGACCGCGCGGCTGCTGGCGAAAGAGGGTGCCAAGGTCGCGGTGCTGGACGTGAACGCCGAGGGCGCGGCTGCGGTCGCCAAGGAGATTGGCGGCATCGCGGTGGCCTGCGATGTATCCAGCGCGGAGAGCGGCGAGAAGGCGGTGGCCGAGGTTGTCGCCAAGCTGGGCGCGCCGCGCATCGTGGTGAATTGCGCTGGCATCGTGCGTGGGGCGCGCATCGTCGGCAAGGATGGCCCGTCCGACCTGGACACCTTCCGCAAGGTCATCGAGGTCAATCTGATCGGCACCTACAACATCATCCGGCTGACAGCGGCGGAGATGGGGAAGCTGGAGCCGCTGGTGGATGGCGAACGCGGTGTCATCACCATGACTTCCTCGGTCGCGGCCTATGACGGGCAGATCGGCCAGGCGGCCTATTCCGCCTCCAAGGGCGGCATCGCCGGGCTGGTGCTGCCGGCGGCGCGCGATCTGGCGCGCAGCGGCATCCGCGTCATGGCGATCGCGCCCGGCCTGTTCCAGACGCCGATGATGGCCAGCCTGCCGGCCGAGGTGCAGGACAGCCTGGGCAAGTCCACGCCGTTCCCGCAGCGTCTGGGCACGGCGGAGGAATATGCCGACCTCGTTCTGGCGATCTGCAACAACATCATGCTGAACGGCGAGACCATCCGCCTCGACGGCGCGGTACGCCTCGCCCCCCGCTGAGTCTTAGCGTTACGTCATCAGCCAGCCGCCGGCGACATCGACGGTCTGGCCGGTGACGAAGCGGGCCTGGTCGGAGGTGAGGAACAGCGCCATATCGGCCACCTCCGAGGGCTGGCCGAGGCGGCGCAGCGCGGTCTCGTCAGCGATGGCCGCGTTCACCGCTGGGTCAATGCCGCGCATCAGCGGCGTATCGATGCGGCCGGGGGCGATGGCGTTCACGGTGATGCCGTAGGGGCCAAGCTCCCCCGCCAGATGCCGGGTGAAGCCCATAACGCCGGCCTTGGTCGTGGAATAATGCACACCGACGAAGTCGCAATAGGATTTCCCGGCGACCGAGGCCATGTTGACAATGCTGCCGCGCCCGCGCTGCTTCATGCCGGGCGTGACCAGCCGGGCGAGGTTGAAGCAGCCGGTCAGGTTGACATCCAGCACGCGGCGCCATT carries:
- a CDS encoding AzlC family ABC transporter permease, whose protein sequence is MSDSSSDRPAAAETQYRPYGSGARAFRGGAIDALGLPALVLGASYLGFGSLVRESGYSLTLGLFSTMTGWALPGQVVLIELMALGSSLFAICLAVAMTNMRLLPMAVTLTPMLRVPGRPGWRYYLAAHFCAVTVWVFTMRRAPSLPMEERLSYFLGFAVTIWGASMLGTATGYLLSATVPMQVSLGLVFLNPIYFMLMFMGDLGQRSRVLALLIGLAAGPLLFQVDADWGLMIAGLGAGTLGFYLDRWLPRKGSGKRGSGGTHG
- a CDS encoding AzlD domain-containing protein; this encodes MAEAMGTYWPYFVVVAGGLVTYGIRVFGVALAGRISVDSQVFQWVGCIAYGLLAALIARMILLPVGVLQEAPTAFRIAGALVALAAFFLVRRNVFAGCIAGVGTLIALTAIFGLD
- a CDS encoding 3-phenylpropionate MFS transporter; amino-acid sequence: MPSALALRMAAFYGVYFTVAGIYLPFWPVWLAHREMNPTEIGVLLAVGSIVKIVANLFFARIADRTGRTKLVVIGLGLASVLTLAAFGLVGGFAAFLILSLLVGAVFSPMMPLGESITIRQARAGRIDYGRVRLWGSITFMIITVIAGWLIGLYGAGVIHALVVAAAIATFLTTLSLPADAGRMAAPRKGAALALARHPAFLLFLLAASMAQASHAVYYGFSALHWRASGLSETVIGLLWAEGVIAEILLFAVGAKVTGRIGPAALLALAGAAGMLRWGVSAETTELWVLAIVQLLHAVTFGAAHLAAMAFLTRAVPDALSATAQSLYAGMVSGVAFGMAMPLSGWLYGQVGGGAFYLPVALSLLALLAALALHRRWDGGVLLKDTA
- the polA gene encoding DNA polymerase I, encoding MTDAPTETTPEILSPEAVKNTLYLIDGSGYIFRAYHALPPMNRGDGTPVNAVFGFTAMLMKLVEEIDAQHLAVIFDSARETFRNEIYPAYKAQRPELPEDLRPQFAIIRDAVRAFNVPSIEMPGFEADDLIATYAKEARAKGMDVVIVSSDKDLMQLVRDGVSMLDPIKNRQIGPDEVMEKFGVAPDKVVDVQSLAGDSVDNVPGVPGIGVKTAAQLIGEYGDLDTLLARASEIKQPKRRESLIEFAEQARISRQLVRLRDDVPLEIGVDKLEVQDPEHATLLAFFIENNFKRLVARLQALEVQEGEAPSSVGVAAEIAPQETAYETVVEEADLKRWIEAAMEAGTVAVDTETTSLNAMSAKLVGISLSVEAGKACYIPVGHGAGDGADQGNLLDAPTERPKQVDKKRALELLKPLLEDPSVLKVGHNMKYDWLIFRNDPDVPIEVAPVDDSMLISYVLEGGLHGHGMDELAELHLDYKTIPFKEVAGSGKDQVTFDKVPLDKATEYAAEDADITGRLYRLLKPRLRESQVLTLYETVERPLVPIIGEMERAGIKVDREVLADLSKDFARRMGEYELDIYKLAGREFNIGSPKQLGEILFDELGLQGGKKGKTGAYATGAEVLEALATQHDLPAKILEWRQLAKLKSTYADTLVEQINPQTGRVHTAFAMAATSTGRLSSSDPNVQNIPVRTEEGRRIRRAFVAEKGHKLLSVDYSQIELRIVADIGGIEALRQAFRDGIDIHAMTASQVFGVPLDQMDPMTRRKAKAINFGIIYGISGFGLARQLGVEQGEAAAYIRAYFERYPGIRDYMDKAKAEAKKQGYVTTLFGRRCHVPGITDKNPARRAFAERQAINAPIQGTAADIIKRAMIRIPAALEKAKLSARMLLQVHDELLFEVPEAEIEKTSALVREVMEGATHPVLELSVPLVAEAGIGDDWEAAH
- a CDS encoding SDR family NAD(P)-dependent oxidoreductase, with the protein product MHPKGHVALVTGGGSGLGAATARLLAKEGAKVAVLDVNAEGAAAVAKEIGGIAVACDVSSAESGEKAVAEVVAKLGAPRIVVNCAGIVRGARIVGKDGPSDLDTFRKVIEVNLIGTYNIIRLTAAEMGKLEPLVDGERGVITMTSSVAAYDGQIGQAAYSASKGGIAGLVLPAARDLARSGIRVMAIAPGLFQTPMMASLPAEVQDSLGKSTPFPQRLGTAEEYADLVLAICNNIMLNGETIRLDGAVRLAPR
- a CDS encoding SDR family oxidoreductase, with protein sequence MGSHENRTVLVTGAARGIGFAIAEAFATQGAKVALVDLGKDDVTAAAGKLAAAGATAIGLAGDVGDFEAMQAAVTEIEGALGPVDILVNNAGISPKHEGRRHEIWEMDPEEWRRVLDVNLTGCFNLARLVTPGMKQRGRGSIVNMASVAGKSYCDFVGVHYSTTKAGVMGFTRHLAGELGPYGITVNAIAPGRIDTPLMRGIDPAVNAAIADETALRRLGQPSEVADMALFLTSDQARFVTGQTVDVAGGWLMT